AAAGCCGAACTCAGTTTCTGTCAAGCTGCACATTTGCGAACAGCAAGAAAGGATCTTTTTGACTGACAGCTACAATAGGAGAAAATCAGTTCATTATATCAATAACTAGCTAGTAATGCTAAGATGTCAATCACTCTTAAATGCAGTCTCGATTCTGATTTATGACCCAAGATTTATTACCAATCCCAGCAGTCTATGATTTGTGCTCTTCAGAATTTACTTTCATTTTGTGATTATACTGCTACGACTTTAGGGAATGGAACTCGCTAGCTAATTAGATATCCTCTAAAATGAGGATGGCAGAAAGAAGCAAAATCCATTTGGTTAAGACCATGAAAATGTTCATTGCCATTTTTTAGATACTTGGACCAATTGGAACAATGCTTATTTCTGTAGAGGCCATAAGGCAGTTCCTCTCTTTGATTCGACATTCGAGGAGAAAAATTTACAGCAAAAGCATTCAAGTTGCTCTTACGTATCACCCTCCAACCCAGCAGATTGAGCAGTTGAGCTGCTTCTTCCCTTGTCCTCTTTACCCagaagaaaaaatgattttgttCCATAATCCACAGTAAAACGGTGGATCAACTATGTTACTGACACCAATCTACAGCCCTCACAACTGGccctataagaaaaataaagaatggAGAGTATTTGCCTCTCAATTAAGTATCATTTGAAGTCCTGTCTTAGCCTAAACCTGTATTACCAGACCAAAAACATACCTCAAGTCTCCTGAGTACAGTGCTGGACTGCCGGGAGGACGAAACAATTCTCTATTAATTTCCTTAAGTGAAAATCAGTACATACTAAAGGTCAACGGCAATGTCTATGCATATCACCAAATCCAGCACAAACTGACCAGTCCTAGACAAAAGATAATGAGACATTTCTCCTCTGGTACATGCATCAGACAATTAGGCACTTTAGAAAATAATAACTGGCCAACAAGGCACAGGACAAGCGTGTGTAAGAAATACATGATGCGTTCATTTGAGGTGCCCAAAAGGGGCTTTGGATGGTAGCAAAGGATGGATATTTGCTCTTGGTGGTGACAGCCCGTCACTGCATTTTGCTCCACTGCTGCATACATTATTTTTGCAGGCATTGTTCACATAGAAGCTTCTACTAAGATTAGATTATAAGCATCTTGACAGACTTTTGTGTCTTTCTTTGGAATTCGAACAAAACAAGTAGTCACACTCTTCATAAATATAATGACCAAGACCATACACATCTTTGCATTTCATTAAAAATATGAAAGTCTCTGGTGttatttttgaagaattttatgCCTTTTTGTGCTTGGTGAAGTATGGACAAGCCATGACAAGCACAATAGCGGAAGTCTGGCAGAGTTGAAAGTACCACAGTTTATACTATAGGCCACTGCTGTACAAGTCCGATAATGCTCTAGGCAGTTAATTGGAAGTTATTAATGACAAATGTGGACAAATAATAACTGAGTATCATCTCAGATATGAAAGCTTCAAGCACGAGAGTAAGATACCAGTAAAGTTCTTAATATAAATTGAAGATCTCAAACTCAAGACCTATTACCTAATATTCTCTCTTCCGTACCACCTAACCCATCCCTTTCCCCATTGAGCTTTTCAGTTGTTATACTTCCTCTTTAACTCAAATCAGATGCATTTGCTTTTGTCCCTTTGGGGTCATCAAAAAAATTGGAATGATATTAGAGAAGATTAGCGTGGCCCCTGCACAAGGATGACTCGCACAGAAGCATTCGTTTGCTCTAATATTAAGTTTTTCGACAGCTGGGGGGTGTTGCCACGCCTGAGGGAATACATAAGCCCTTTTATAATCTGTACGTTGTTGCATGGATTTCTCAAATCTTAGGCTTATCTATGTAACTAATTACATTGTAAGAGCTGAGACAACTTCACAACTGAAACGTGAAATTGCCAAATTATAGCAAATCCATGCTACTTAAGGGTACATATCCGCATACAGCAGATCTTGCAACAAGACAGAGTAGCACAACCATATGCATAAAGAGAAGACCAAAACTAAAGCAGCCATAATGTTGAGGCCTGTTTAAGGGTATCTAAGAATCAAAGGAGCAAagacaaaaggaaagaaaacaagagatCCCAAAACAACTAGGTTTTGATTCACCATGTAcgaatgaaaattttcaaaaatatgtttGTATTAGCCTGTttggacagaagaacatactGAAAATTTCAAATCCCCCCTTTTCTCCTCCTTGTAAGATCAGTCTCtcttgaaccacaaaaaaattataatccAAGAGAAAAAGTTAGAGCTGGAGAGCTGGTCAAAGATGTACCGTTCATTTAGGATGGAGAAGCCTAAAACCACAACTTAAAAAGTAATACAGATGATGGCGAATAAAGTCGTTCCACCAATCAGAGTCCCTTCTGCTCCAAAGTAAACAGGACATAAACGCAAGTAAACAGCAATAGAGAGGAACCAGCACATTTGACCTGGCTTGAGCAGCCAGTCGGAGAATAGACCTTAAGAAAAACTAGCCAAAATTGTTAAGACAATTGTATCAATACGTCTAGTTTGTGATGCCAGGCTGTTACAAATCCTAAACTAAAGAAGTCTTTGTTACAAATATGCGCTAATACTGTTCGCACGTAAAAACTAGGAAATCGGAAAGTAAACCCGAAACTTTTGTTACTTGGCCAGGCTTCATGCAAAATCTGCAAAATCAGAAACAAGTAACATTTTTACCAAAAATGACAGGCAAagcatgagagagagagagagaaaatagaaaagcTACAACATTCTTAAGATACTTTACTCAATTTGCAAGATGTAACAACAAGCGCTGAGCATGAAAGAGCAGAAAATCATTTCTGAGACATTCTACTCATCCCAAAAGGGGGAAGTAGTTATCCCTATATGTACAACAAGTTCTGAACTGCGCCAAGAATTGTGCTGTCCAGAAGGGAGTGATCAAAGGGTTAGTTGTCAATCAGGGCTGCGAGGTAAAATGAACAGGCCGCCAAAGAATGTCGTCCATGACTCCACGTGACCCAGTCAGAACCCCGTGCACCCAAAAAGAATGTGCCTTTAAGCAGATGCCTTTGCTGCCAAAGGCAATTAGAGCAACCCCGATGGCCACTTTCCCGTCACGGATGAGCGAGGACGCTTTCCTGCTGGGTGCTCCCTTTGTatataaattcaaaattgaagTACTACTCATATCAGCTGTCCTCGTCTATTGCACCAATGTAGGTGAGGTCAGTCCTCCTCACCCTAATGGCCCCCTTGAGCCAGTTTGATGCTCTCAAATTAGCATGGTCACTACCACCAATAGCAGCAGAGTTACTCGAAGATTGCACACCCGTTCCATCCTCCAATAGGGTCCAAGGGTCAATTTCCAAGTCCAGATCTTGCAGTGGCAGTTGCTTAGCCTTCCCTGCCATATTAGCGACAGTTCGAACCAAAGAAACTGGATTTCTCTGGGATAGGATTGAATTGTGAGGCTGTAAAACTGATATCTGATTGCTGGACTGGAGAGCAGCAATCGAAGCCGGTGATATAGATGGAGGTTGACAAGAGATTGAGCACCGAACAGATGGAAGAAGAATTGGCATTGCAGTTTGAATGCGCCACCGGATATGGTCCGGCATATGCATGCGGTTCAGATCATTCTGCATTGATTAAAATTGtcagaaagaaaaaatataagtatcCTTGATAATTCTCCACTTACTATCACATTTTTCGAAGTCCATACCCTAGAGTCAATTTAGccttcaaaaataaaagaaattgacGTGTCAACCATGGAGCAGAAGTCCACGAGAATATGATGTTCAAAccaaaaaatttgaaacttcaACACATTAATCGCAAGGACTTTTATTCTTTATATGAAGGAGAACTTTCcattttttggaagaaaagcaTAAGCATTCGTGGTGTAAATGTAGTCCTCATAAACTGCGTGCATCGATGATGCAGCTTATAAAAATGGAATAGTACTGAATGAACTAAAGAACTCCTCAATAAAAAGCTAATCACAACTCATATAGCATGCCAAAGCAATTTGAAAAGGAGGTCCTTTGACATGCATTCCCTCAGGTCATGTTATAACATTTTGAACATGAAGCAAAACGCAAATCTGATAATGGATTGCTTATCTTGTACAAGTACTCCATCAGATAAATCTTCTGGTTTTCTGTGTTTATCTAATATATGTGTTTTTGGGACTAATACTTTTGCAATAAAAGgtaaatacaaaagaaaatcaaataataagctGCGTCCAGTAAATGAATTTCAGATTGTATGCAGTCAACCAAACCTGCAGATTCTCCGCCACCTCACGACCAAAAACACTAAAGTCCTTGCCGCACTCGGAGGCGGACTTGGAGTTAGATTTCAACTTCAGCCAGCTAGGTCGATAGCTGCTCAGCAGTCCATGTAGCAGCAATAACAAACAATCGAAAAGACTTTCCCCAGATAAAAGTACAGATGTAGCAGAAGCCTCTGTAAGCGACTCGACATCTCTCTTGGATAAATTCAAAGTTGAACTTGTGGTATGGCCTGCAGCTTCATGGACAACTCTACATCCTAGAAGGCGTAATATAACAGCAGCAAGCATCTGTCTCATACTCTTTCCTGGCTCCCTGACAAGTCCAAAATGAAGCTTATATTAACAATAAGCAATATAGCTAGAGATGATTAGTTTCATCACAGACATGGATGCATTCAGCATAACCAAGATATATGGTAAATCAACGCGCTCAACATTAAAGAATGGGGGACATAGTACATGCACAAGTTATTGGCAGAAAAAATCCTTCCTAGAGTTAGAAAACTTGCACAATACCTTCTACCATTGACCAGTAATTGAAATTTCCCTTCCGTAAACTGTCCTTTATCCATGTGACATATTAACttcatcatcaatcaaaactatttttaacCTTAAAGTTTCAAATAAATAACGCCCTGGCATTTGCTTCATATTAGTAAAATCTGGATAGGAGAACATGCATGGAAAGATTCCGTCTTAAACAAAATTCAGCTGGAGCATGCAAAAGCAATTCAGGACTTTTATATTGAGAATGGTCTCCAAGAAGGGGTAATATGCCCTCATGAACAAATTGTGTAATCAGTTTACAGAATTACCCATCAGTGCACATAGTAGGAAGTAGTCTTAGGAGAAACTGCAAGCGCAATGACATGGAAGCTCGCAACCCCGCAGGGGAAGATGGTACTCCATCAGCTGGTCCCGCAGGTCGTCTGGAATTGGATAATCCAGGACTCCCACCTCTCATACCTTTTCGGCTATTGCCCTTGCTTGCTGGGCTTTCTGCTCCAGATGCAACTGATCCAACAGATTTAGCTGCTCCATGAGAAAGTACATTTATCTGCTGCTCAATGTTATTCATCTGTTTGATCATGTCGTTTGCAAAGGTGTTTCTTGAGGCATCAGAGCCTTGATCCACACAAGGGAGAACTAATTCAATAAATGCTCTCTCTGTCACATGCTGCTGACTCACCAAGAAACCTTCAACATCCACAACTTGAGTGGATCCTCTTCCAGGAAATCTCACATCTGAACCTTCATCAACCACCTCACCTTCTTCAAGAGAGGCGACTTCAAACTTCCTCTTGCTTCCCCTTGTTTTCCGCGAATCAGAGTTTGAATCACACCACCCCCATGGCTTCCAGAACTGCAGTTTAGTTGATAGATGTTCTTTTTCAGCATTAATGATAAGCCGTTGCCGAATTGATTTCCTTCCATAAAGAACATCAGTGCCCCCAAGAAGCCATTTAGTTTGCATTAGCATTTGGTCCTCAAGTGACCTTCCAAAAAGGTGCACAACCTCAGAAAAGAGTGAAGCAGCATCTGGTCTGGCAAGTAACCTCATTACAACGAGTTCAACAAAGCTGCTCTCTTTCTCAGAAACTGCAACCTTGTCAGCATTCGGTGAAACTGATTTAATAGCCTCAGCCAAAGGGGCTTCATTTTTCAGTTTATCAATGACTGTTTGTTCATTCAAAAGAAGCCTAAGCTCAACCCACTGCCAGTGAAATTTTGCAGGTTGTAATGTATCCAAAACATGCACAAGCTTATCTCTGAAATTTGCATCCTTCTCCTGATAATAGTTCTTTTGGCCACCTTGCCCTTGCATCCTATTACCGTCCTCTGGTTTAAGCAATGACTGTGGCATTCTACAGTCAATAAGGGCATTTAAGAAAAGCCGTGCCCTGAGAGGAACAAAGGCCATGGATTTGTAAAGAACGTCTGCACTATGTGATTCCAGTAAGGCTGCAAACTCAGAATCAATGGCATCTGCAGCTATGAGATCATAAAGGCCATGAGTGTCTCGCAGACACACATCACGGAACGGAAGGTGCTTTAATGCATCACCTATCGCCAATGCTAAGGACTGATACAATTGTTGGAGGTCATCACGCAAGCCAACACCAGTATTAAAAATTAATCCTTTCCATATGACAAATGCAAATATAGAATAGGCAGGCGGAAAGACCAAGTTCAGAGGAAGTGCTCTCTGCATTCTAGAGAGACCTACAACTGACGCTTCACCCAAGAGCTCCACAATAAATCCATCAGAAACAGTTCTGCAATTACCTACAAGCACTCGAAACCAGTGGGTGGAAACTTCAACCAAATTATCCAGCTTCGGAGCCCCAATGGAACGAGCACTCCCGTTTGAGTTGGATTTCAAACTCCTGAAAAAGTGAATTGGATCAAGCCCTTCCCTTAATCTGAAGAGAGTAACCATTCTCTCAAGGCTAGTAACTCCCTGAAGAAGTGCCCCAACAAGAAGCGCAGAAATAGCTCCAGCAATTTTTGCCCCTCGTCCAAGTACACTTTTAACAGAACTATTCAAGGTTTCATAGGAGTTTGAACTAGAATCATGGGATTCAGGAGATGGATGAAATTGAGTGCGAGGAGCCTTTCCTGGCACAAACACTTGAGCAAGGGCAGTAGAAGCTTCAACTGCAAGAGCAACCTCAAAGACACGACTCTGACGCTCACCAAGTGCATCCTTCAGCAGGCACAAGCAAGTTGTATGGATGCGTAAAATGCGTCGAGCAAAATGCATTGAACTGGATGTGGACTGGAAATTTAGGTGATTGCCAGCAGTTAAGTCAGGAATTTTAGCAATAACCAGTCCAACATTACTGACAATTGCAGAAATAGCAGAGGATACCAAAGTAGGATCACCTTCCTGAGCAGCACCACCAGTTTGCCTCATGCACTCCATTAATCCCATTACTATTTGTTGAGCTATTTGATAACCATCATCCAAGTTTTCCAAGACAGGGCTTTTTACTGTACCAGGCCCAAAAAGCTTTCTTTCTTTGCCACAAAAGTATTGAAAAACTTCAACAACTTGCCTTTGTACTATATCTCTCATTGTCAAAGCAACTCTGGACACCCGTACACCACTTATCTTGTGACGGAAAAAATCATCAAGATCTTCAACTCCTGCAGGAACTCCAAGTGGGAAGCCAAACTCCGCATCAGGCAATCTTCCAGATTCAAGCTCAGAAATGAGTCTTTTATCATAAGATGATTTAAGGTTTTTCTCCCAATCAACAACACTAGCCACGTTTCCGTACTTCTTCACCAAATTTCTTGCATAAACCAAAGCTGAAGAACCTGAAACCCTTCCGGTAGAGGCCATTGTGGCTGCAACTCGATGCATTGCAGCTTTCAAGGTTTCAGGAACAAGATCTGCGGCTACGATTATATTTTCATACCTAAAACAGAACAGTATAAATAGTTCACTTCATCACCCTCACGCATTATATATCTTCATTGAAAGATGTATACCAACCAGAAACTCAAGTTTTATCATAGTTTTGAGAAAGGATGGACTTTATTATCTATAAATCAGAACTATGAAATTTGGTATTGGAAGCAGACAATGCAACAGGGAGTACAATGCTTGAGCTTATATTCAATGGCTTCAAATGTCAAATGCTTccacaaaataaaaagaataaaaatcaccaaagttttaagaaaaaatactACTACCCAGGTCTTAAGAATTATTTATCACATGAAGATGTCCTGATATATTTTAACACCAAATGAAGCCACAGTTAAAACTTTTCGCAAGAGCAAACTTAGACATCACAATCTCCAACAACTTTCTCATTCCCTAAAATCAACTTCAAAGTTTTCATATGCTTTCTAAACCACTAAATccaaaaatcaagatgaaaatggaaaaatgtaGGGCCCAATAACACAAACTGTCTCAGGGAATCTAATATATATGTTCAATATGAAaacaaaagtttttcaaattttgtcacAAATAGAGAGATCCTGCCAAAACATGATTCAAAAGAGAGGCGTGTTGGAAAATGCATGGATAGTTGTTTGTACATAAGTAGAAGCTGCAGTAGTCCAGAAGGAGAAGCAGAAAAGCACAAAGCATAGACAACAACTCGTCAAagaaatgcaattcaaaatcaatatcaACTAACAATCTACAGTAACAAAACCTTCATAACCCAAATTCTGTTTGAAAATACTTGAATGGCTAGTTTGAGAGTTTATGATATAAAAAAGGAGTTTGGGGGGGACCTAATGTatcagagaaaagaaaagaagagaagagatcATAATGTTGTTTGGGGATTTAAGAAAGAAATGGAATGATTTTGGATACACATGTCATTAAAATTTTGTTTAGTAGTCATCCAAGGACAGAACTGATCCTTTAAAAGATTTACAAGGCTTTCCCCAACTTTCCATCCAAATCAGCCCATAAATGGGtggaaaaatttttaaactgtACCAAAAAAATTCATCCGTCTCAATCCAGCTAAATCCGTTCTTTTCTGTCTTTGAAGAAACTGGCAAGTGAATGAAAAGTTTCCATTTCTctcactttcttttcttctctcatCCAATCCTACCTCACAAAACAAACTGTAAACGAGAGGCCCATTTGGATTGGGTGTTCTTTGGGGTGTTACTATAAACCTTTACTGTTAATAACGTTACTTAAAAACATACTGGAATAGGTGTTGTTAGGGAGTTTTTTAAGGTGTTTTATGCACCGCCAGATCCCATCTCCACAACCCTGCCACCTCCCCCTTCTCCGcttcctcctccctcctccctACCTGCAAAACTCGTCCTCCCCCTGGCCCTCCCCTCCCCCTTCCCCCAccccaacaaaacaaaaactgcCTCCTGCCCCTCCCCGTTCTCACCTCCCCTCCCCAGCAACCACTACCAGACCAGATCTGGTCATTAAAGAAGCAGGCCTGAAGGAAGGGGATACCCCCCCCCGGGGTGGGGTGGGGGTGGAAGAAAGGGGAAGGGTAGCAGTGGGTGGCAGGGGTTGGTGGCAGACAGATAATGGGTGATGAGTGTGTGCAAGTGTCACTCTTTGGgttattttttgtgcattttttagttttttttttaagtgtctTTTGGGGGTATTACTGttggttcttttttttcttttaatcttgtTTGGGGGTATTCTGAAATATGCTAATGTAAAAGGTTAGTTAATCACATTATCCAAATCCCTTCAGAAATGGTAACTCATAAGTAGTTTATCTATCTAGGACcagaaagaaaattttgtgaaaaagtcAAATTATTAGATGGTGCAAAGTGGTCAATGTCACAACGTTGTCCAAGACCTTCACTACTATAGGTCAATAAAGAAGAATCAAGCTAACAATAAAGCCTACTAGGAAACAGCCCTAACAACTTGAGAGACCTTGATAAATTTTAATAGAAACAAAGACCGATGTCtaattttaactttatttgggaaaatgaaAAGTTCAAGTGGTGCCTCTGTAGTTGGATTTTCAACCTTTGAACCATCCTTGAGTAATAGATTGAAGATAATTTTATCAGAAGTGAGTATACCCAAGGATACTGGATAGTTAAGAACCAGGGGCTTCACAAATTAGGTAGGAACCTGTTAGGTTATTTACACAATCACAAAAACCACACAGGGTCACTTGACTAGTATAAACACTGCAAACCATTTTCTAGAAGGTAAGGATAGGGAAATCTAATGATATTCAAACATAAAACACTAATGCAGGAGGCAATATAGCAAGCAATGCACACAAAAAATCACAACAGTCAGCAAAATAATTCAAAGCCAAGCTGACAAAATGACTTGAGAAAACCAAGAGCACACCTCCTAATAGATGATACAAGAAATGCCTCCCCGACTTCACAAACAACATTCTCCGTATTTCTTGGAAGCATTAAGATGTTCCGACCAGCGTGGATGGAAGCAGCAGGGCTGCTAAGAGCTTTTGGCAGCAACCAGAGAAGAAACCTGGCAGCAGATACTAATTCATTAGAAACATCCATCAGATACAAAATCATAGATAATTCATCTTCACCAAGCTTCCATCGCACAGAGTTTGCATCATCAACAGCAGAATATGGTCTGCCATATTGACCAACTTTTGCTGCAGTCTTTTCAGCTTCTTCAACAAGATGCTTTACAACACTTATCAACCATAACATCACAGTTCTCTTCTCCACAAGTCGCATCTTTTTCAGAACTTTTCCAATTGAAACAATGTCACTACCATATGCCATTCTGATCCCATCCCCAGATTTT
This portion of the Coffea arabica cultivar ET-39 chromosome 2e, Coffea Arabica ET-39 HiFi, whole genome shotgun sequence genome encodes:
- the LOC113733184 gene encoding mediator of RNA polymerase II transcription subunit 12 isoform X3 codes for the protein MQRYHAASCTSAVNNTAIGGSARDVSRAESSSIPSNFSLNSRRPLPLTPYKLRCDKEPLNSRLGLPDFHLQTPTCPEETLTRDYVQSGYRETVEGIEENRETSLSQIQTFTKPVILKCKESIRKCHRAINESRAQKRKAGQVYGVPLSGSLLSKPGPFPEQKPCGEEFRKKWIEGLSQPHKRLCSLADHVPHGYRRKSLLEVLIRNNVPLLRATWFVKVTYLNQVRPGSSNLSGGVPDKTQFSRSEQWTKDIIDYLQALLDEFVSKNNFHSTLHIRDRSPQMVYPGTLQHRNDAASTSTDADEPSLHFKWWYVVRLLQWHHAEGLIVPSLIIDWVFNQLQEKERLGILQLLLPVIYGVIEAVVLCQTYVRTLVGIAMRFIQEPSPAEDESNMKTGPLEVACLQRDKGVEVHPDSLTINCIVSSIQKRAENLAKAARPGHPSQNVAKALLALDKSLIHGDVSVAYKLLFENLCDGAVDERWIAEVSLCLRSSLKYIGAVTLSFISSIFFICEWATCDFRDFRTGPPSGQKFTGKKDLSQIYIAIRILQLKRREMQSLSQGKNESSLAPDTLAKDPDLQNNYPGRFPVGNACEQNKYSLKSGKTRNLSNIFESPSPLHDIIVCWIDQHEVHSGEGVKRLQLLIMELVRAGIFYPQAYVRQLIVSGIMDGNGISVDLERRKRHHRILKQLPSSYVHDALEEAQVLEGAMLLEVINTYANERRLVLRGLLDCHKSSGSSWQKQKHYYNSGGGSASPSSVDQWRSLQGISSLTTKNVDQVVELEDLKASIVMLLQLPSSSLSSDSGLENFVGGFKRSTGSSITKIDIGEGTPGCEECRRVKRQKLSEDRSSYPQGFLSNALDDEDIWWLRRGPKSLDKMDPPPKQAKQSGRGRQKGVRKTQSLAQLAAARIEGSQGASTSHVCDNRVNCPHHRTGVEGDAPKSGDGIRMAYGSDIVSIGKVLKKMRLVEKRTVMLWLISVVKHLVEEAEKTAAKVGQYGRPYSAVDDANSVRWKLGEDELSMILYLMDVSNELVSAARFLLWLLPKALSSPAASIHAGRNILMLPRNTENVVCEVGEAFLVSSIRRYENIIVAADLVPETLKAAMHRVAATMASTGRVSGSSALVYARNLVKKYGNVASVVDWEKNLKSSYDKRLISELESGRLPDAEFGFPLGVPAGVEDLDDFFRHKISGVRVSRVALTMRDIVQRQVVEVFQYFCGKERKLFGPGTVKSPVLENLDDGYQIAQQIVMGLMECMRQTGGAAQEGDPTLVSSAISAIVSNVGLVIAKIPDLTAGNHLNFQSTSSSMHFARRILRIHTTCLCLLKDALGERQSRVFEVALAVEASTALAQVFVPGKAPRTQFHPSPESHDSSSNSYETLNSSVKSVLGRGAKIAGAISALLVGALLQGVTSLERMVTLFRLREGLDPIHFFRSLKSNSNGSARSIGAPKLDNLVEVSTHWFRVLVGNCRTVSDGFIVELLGEASVVGLSRMQRALPLNLVFPPAYSIFAFVIWKGLIFNTGVGLRDDLQQLYQSLALAIGDALKHLPFRDVCLRDTHGLYDLIAADAIDSEFAALLESHSADVLYKSMAFVPLRARLFLNALIDCRMPQSLLKPEDGNRMQGQGGQKNYYQEKDANFRDKLVHVLDTLQPAKFHWQWVELRLLLNEQTVIDKLKNEAPLAEAIKSVSPNADKVAVSEKESSFVELVVMRLLARPDAASLFSEVVHLFGRSLEDQMLMQTKWLLGGTDVLYGRKSIRQRLIINAEKEHLSTKLQFWKPWGWCDSNSDSRKTRGSKRKFEVASLEEGEVVDEGSDVRFPGRGSTQVVDVEGFLVSQQHVTERAFIELVLPCVDQGSDASRNTFANDMIKQMNNIEQQINVLSHGAAKSVGSVASGAESPASKGNSRKGMRGGSPGLSNSRRPAGPADGVPSSPAGLRASMSLRLQFLLRLLPTMCTDGEPGKSMRQMLAAVILRLLGCRVVHEAAGHTTSSTLNLSKRDVESLTEASATSVLLSGESLFDCLLLLLHGLLSSYRPSWLKLKSNSKSASECGKDFSVFGREVAENLQNDLNRMHMPDHIRWRIQTAMPILLPSVRCSISCQPPSISPASIAALQSSNQISVLQPHNSILSQRNPVSLVRTVANMAGKAKQLPLQDLDLEIDPWTLLEDGTGVQSSSNSAAIGGSDHANLRASNWLKGAIRVRRTDLTYIGAIDEDS